ACACTACTTTCTATATTTTGACAGTCTACTTCGGAGCAGTTGGAGTCAAAAAAATGGGCGACGCCTTAAAAGTCGGTCTACTTGCCGATGCAGTAGGTATCATAGCCTCCATTGTTATCATTACGATATTATTTCATGGATAAAACTGACATACACACCGCAGTGAGAAAGGTGGCCACTGAAAAAGTCAGCTAGAAATAAGCTCATGAGCACCGCACCAGGAGAAACATCCGCTACTGTTCTGATCAACCAAACGGAGAACGTTCCTTATTAAGGATAGTCGTCATTTGGGTCTGCCTCCAACAGGAGGAGATGGCAGGTGGAAATCCACTGGCACAGGCGGTTAGTTCCACGCCCGCCTGACGAGACTTGCCTGCATCCCAGGAGCAATAACGCTCTACCTACATTTCCTCACCACCCCGAGTCCTCCAAAAGAGGCTCTTTTTTTTTCGACAAATCTTGTTTATTGACGTACACAGCGTTATGATGGTACGTGAGGTGAAGGATAATGGAACGGTTACAAAAAGTGATAGCCCATGCAGGCATCGCATCACGACGCAAGGCAGAAGAATTAATCCTGCAAGGACGGGTGACAGTGAACGGAAAACCCGTGACTGAACTGGGCGTCAAAGTACAAGCAAATCGAGACAAAATTGAAGTTGATGGAGTGCCAATTGATAAAGAGGAACCTGTTTATTTCTTGTTGTACAAGCCAAGTGGCGTTATTTCAAGTGTCAGTGACGATCGAGATCGGACAGTTGTTACAGATTTTCTCCATGTTGAACAGCGTGTATTTCCTGTTGGACGACTAGACTATGAAACATCAGGACTAATCCTGCTAACAAATGACGGCGAATTCGCTAACTTATTAATGCACCCGCGTCATACCATTAATAAGGTCTATGTGGCAAAAGTAGAAGGTATCCCGAGTAAAGAAAGCCTGAAACAGCTTGAACGAGGTGTCATGCTTGAAGATGGAAAAACGGCTCCAGCTCAAGTCAAACTCATGACAGTTGATAAGAAAAAGAACACTGCCATTGTTCGATTAAGCATTCATGAAGGGCGTAATCGCCAAGTTCGTCGTATGTTTGAAGCAGTAGGACATCAAGTACGAAAGCTTAAGCGTGAAGAATATAGTTTCCTGACTTTAAAGGGAATGAACCCAGGTGATGTAAGACCACTTAAACCAATTGAAGTGAAACATTTACGCGAGTTGGCTGTCACGAAACCGTCATAAAACCAAAAGTACAGGCGCGTGTAGTGACGTTATACTAGAAACAGGCTGGTTATCTAGCCTGTTTTATCTAATCATATGATGATATTATACTTGGCGTTATGTAGGGTAGAGGAGGTAGCACCTTGAAAAGAAAACGGCTAATTATGAGAACGCTTATACTTACAGCAATTGCTGTGGCTGTTGCCTTGACTTTATATTTTAACTATTTTAAGGATCATAGTGTTGCTCAAGCTTGGAAACGCGACGATTGATTTTTCTTTAGAGGACCTAGCAGGTGACAAGCATCAGCTATCAGACTATGAAGGACAAGGTGTCATGCTTAATTTTTGGGGTACATACTGTGCACCATGTGAAAGAGAAATGCCTTATATGGAATCACTGTATCAAGAATACAGCAATAAAGGTGTAGAAATACTTGCTGTTAATGTAAATGAAGCACCACTTGCAGTTAATACATTTGTGAACCGTTATGATCTTAGTTTTCCAATTTTATTAGATAGAGGCATGGATGTAACCGGTGCATACGGAGTTCGTCCGCTTCCAACCACTATCCTCATAAATGAAAGCGGTATGATTACAAAGGTTCATCAAGGTGAAATGACAGAAACCATGATCGATGAATTTCTTGAATCCATTGTGCCAGAAGAGTAAGCGAGGTGTTGAAAATGGAAAACGTACGTTGTGAATGTGGACAATCAAATTCTGAAGGTACGCTAATCTGCCAAAGATGTGGGAAACCTCTTGAACAACAGGAAGCAGAAGCGTCATTACTAAATATGCGATATGAAGGAGCAGCACGTCGCTCCATAACCTATAGACGTACAATTATAGATAAGATCTGGGTGTTTTTTTCTTCTGTAAAAGTCGGGATATGGATATTAGTCATTCTTCTTTTGGCTTCAGCCTTAGGTAGTGTGTTTCCTCAGGAAGTATTTATTCCACCTGATCAGAATGCGTCTGTTTATTATAAACAAGAATATGGATTTTTAGGACAATTATATTACGATTTAGGGTTTCATAATTTATATGGTTCATGGTGGTACATGCTCCTGCTAGCTTCACTTGGAATCTCATTAATTATCGCAAGTCTAGATCGAGTTGTACCGTTGTATAAATCATTATCAAAACAACGTATTACTAGACATCCTATGTTTTTAAAAAAACAACGGGTCTTTTCAAAGACTGCTGCCGAATCATCAGAGCAAGACCACATGATTCAAGTGTTTAAAGCAAACCTAACAAAAAAGCATTACAAGATTAGAGAAGAAAATGGCAACCTGTTGGCCGAAAAAAATCGATTTGCTAGATGGGGACCATATGTAAACCATGTAGGCATAATTATTTTTCTTATTGGCTGTATGCTGCGATATTTTCCGGGAATGTATGTAGATGAAACGATGTGGGTACGAGAGGGAGAAGAAGCAAAAGTACCTGCAACCGATTCCACATTATACCTACACAATGAACAATTCTTTGTCGAATATTATGATGAGGCAGATCCAACTTTTCAGGATGCACTTGAACGAAATGGCGATCCAGTTGTCAAAACCTTTCAGACTGACGCCGTTTTATTAGAAACAGATGAAACAAACGTTATCGGGCTAGCTGGAGAGAAAAAAGAAGTAGCTAGACATGAGATTCGAGTGAATGAACCATTAACCTATGAAGGTTTATCCTTATATCAAACACAATATAAATTAAACGAACTTAATGAACTATCCTTTACGTTAGAAAATAAAGAGTCAGGTGAAACATATGGTCGAATGGATGTGGATTTGTTTGACCCTGAAGAAGTATATGAGCTTGAAGACGGTTATCGAGTAGAAGTAATGGGCTATTTTCCAGATTATTTTATGAATGATCAGAATCAGCCTGCTACTCGCTCTCGAGTGCCTGATAACCCGTATTTTTTCTTTAAGATGTTCACACCTGAGACACCTGAAGGAGAAGTGAGTTTTGTTGGTATACAAGATAATCGGGAGCCGCTTGGTGAGACCGAGTACAAGATGACATTTGTTGATGTTGTGATGAAAAACGTTAGTATTTTAACGGTTCGAAAAGATTATACCATTCCATTTTTAATCGTTGGTGCTTCTATTTTTATGATTGGTCTGATACAAGGAGCCTATTGGACTCACAGACGAATTTGGTTGCAAAAAGTAGAGGATGAATGGTGGATGGCTGGTCATACAAATAAAAGCTGGATTGCATTGCAGCGAGAGATGTCCTTTGTAACAGAAGGAACAGACCTTCAAAAACCAGTTGATCAATCAGAGAAAAAATCAACAGAGCAGAACCAATCTCAGGAGGGTTAATAATGGCGGCGACAAGTGGGACTTTAATGCTGATCGCCTTTTTTCTTTATCTCGCATCGACAATTGCATTTGCCGTTGCTGTAACAGGGAAAAAATGGCGAAACAAACAAGGGGAAATGAAAGGGAATCAATGGGGACGTTTTGGCTTTATTTTTAGTATTCTCGCATCCATTTGCTCTTTAGGATACTTTGTTATCCGTTGGACCGTTGCGGGACACCCGCCCGTAAGTAATATGTTTGAATATATGACGTTCCTTGGTATTGCCATGGGACTAGCCTTTATTTTAATATTTAGCCTCTACAGAAATAATGTCATTGGCATGTTTACAATGCCAACCGTGATGCTTTTAATTGCGTATGCTTCGTTGTTTCCAAGAGAAGTTGCACCGCTTATTCCGGCTCTACAAAGTAACTGGTTAAAGATTCACGTCATTACCACTGCACTTGGTCAAGGCATCTTAGCCATTGGTTTTGCTGCTGGACTTGTATATCTTATTCGCACAATTGACTATACAAAACCAGGATTAAAAACAGCAGCACTTGAATGGATTATGTATGCGATTACTAGTTTAATTGGTTATATTGGTGTTGGCTATCTTTTTAGAATGTTTAATTACGAAGCGATTTTTACTTACATAAATGAACTAGATGTAGAAGCAGAAATGACTTATACGTTACCTGCATTAGTTGGTCCAAACGAAGGGCAGCTGCTAACAGATGGTCGAATGGATCCTTTATTTAATGTGTGGGCATCTATCCGAAGTGATGACTTAAATACGGTCATTTGGTCGTTTATTTCAGGAGCGGTTGTCTATTTCCTATTGCGCATTGTATTGCGTAAACGAATTGGACATGCGATCCAACCGTTATTAAAGTCGGTTAATCCTGAACAAGTTGATGAAGTCAGCTATCGTGCGATTGCCATTGGCTTCCCTGTGTTTGCATTAGGTGGCCTTGTTTTTGCGATGATTTGGGCGCAAATTGCCTGGACGAGATTTTGGGGTTGGGACCCTAAAGAAGTATGGGCATTAATTACGTTCTTATTTTATGCGGTATATTTACATTTACGATTATCAAATGGATGGCACGGAGAGAAATCAGCATGGCTATGTGTAATCGGATTTGCCATTATTATGTTTAACCTTGTTTTTGTAAACTTGGTGATAGTTGGTCTACATTCTTACGCTTAGGACCACATCAAGTGACTGAAATATCGTAGACATGGTACACTACAGGGTATAGATCTTGTAAGTACTTGAAGGAG
The nucleotide sequence above comes from Alkalicoccobacillus plakortidis. Encoded proteins:
- a CDS encoding pseudouridine synthase; the protein is MERLQKVIAHAGIASRRKAEELILQGRVTVNGKPVTELGVKVQANRDKIEVDGVPIDKEEPVYFLLYKPSGVISSVSDDRDRTVVTDFLHVEQRVFPVGRLDYETSGLILLTNDGEFANLLMHPRHTINKVYVAKVEGIPSKESLKQLERGVMLEDGKTAPAQVKLMTVDKKKNTAIVRLSIHEGRNRQVRRMFEAVGHQVRKLKREEYSFLTLKGMNPGDVRPLKPIEVKHLRELAVTKPS
- the resA gene encoding thiol-disulfide oxidoreductase ResA, translated to MLKLGNATIDFSLEDLAGDKHQLSDYEGQGVMLNFWGTYCAPCEREMPYMESLYQEYSNKGVEILAVNVNEAPLAVNTFVNRYDLSFPILLDRGMDVTGAYGVRPLPTTILINESGMITKVHQGEMTETMIDEFLESIVPEE
- the resB gene encoding cytochrome c biogenesis protein ResB, which encodes MENVRCECGQSNSEGTLICQRCGKPLEQQEAEASLLNMRYEGAARRSITYRRTIIDKIWVFFSSVKVGIWILVILLLASALGSVFPQEVFIPPDQNASVYYKQEYGFLGQLYYDLGFHNLYGSWWYMLLLASLGISLIIASLDRVVPLYKSLSKQRITRHPMFLKKQRVFSKTAAESSEQDHMIQVFKANLTKKHYKIREENGNLLAEKNRFARWGPYVNHVGIIIFLIGCMLRYFPGMYVDETMWVREGEEAKVPATDSTLYLHNEQFFVEYYDEADPTFQDALERNGDPVVKTFQTDAVLLETDETNVIGLAGEKKEVARHEIRVNEPLTYEGLSLYQTQYKLNELNELSFTLENKESGETYGRMDVDLFDPEEVYELEDGYRVEVMGYFPDYFMNDQNQPATRSRVPDNPYFFFKMFTPETPEGEVSFVGIQDNREPLGETEYKMTFVDVVMKNVSILTVRKDYTIPFLIVGASIFMIGLIQGAYWTHRRIWLQKVEDEWWMAGHTNKSWIALQREMSFVTEGTDLQKPVDQSEKKSTEQNQSQEG
- the ccsB gene encoding c-type cytochrome biogenesis protein CcsB, with amino-acid sequence MAATSGTLMLIAFFLYLASTIAFAVAVTGKKWRNKQGEMKGNQWGRFGFIFSILASICSLGYFVIRWTVAGHPPVSNMFEYMTFLGIAMGLAFILIFSLYRNNVIGMFTMPTVMLLIAYASLFPREVAPLIPALQSNWLKIHVITTALGQGILAIGFAAGLVYLIRTIDYTKPGLKTAALEWIMYAITSLIGYIGVGYLFRMFNYEAIFTYINELDVEAEMTYTLPALVGPNEGQLLTDGRMDPLFNVWASIRSDDLNTVIWSFISGAVVYFLLRIVLRKRIGHAIQPLLKSVNPEQVDEVSYRAIAIGFPVFALGGLVFAMIWAQIAWTRFWGWDPKEVWALITFLFYAVYLHLRLSNGWHGEKSAWLCVIGFAIIMFNLVFVNLVIVGLHSYA